ACCTGTTTCTCCCGTAACATGCCTTCATGCTTCCTATCTGACCATGGTTTCTCTCACCTGTTTCTCCCGTAACATGCCTTCATGCTCGTGTAGAATCTTACGCAGACGATGCTGTTCTCGTAGCAGAGCCTCTTTCTGAGCCACCATCTGTTTCCGTCGTTCTTCTGGCGTCAGTTTCTTATAATACGTCCCGAACGAATCCCCGTTGATGTGATCGTGGAAATTCGTTGAAATGGGCGAGGAATCATACTCCACCTCCCTGTGATCTTGCTCATGATGCCTGTGATGCATCTCCCACTCTCTCTCCCTGTGACTAAGCTGCTGGCCTCTGATTGGTGCATCTTTGTTTGTTTCAAACTGGCCGTGGCAATTCCCATTAACATCATAGTTTCCTTCATACCCATTATCCCTGAAACCATTCTGGTTATACTCCTGACGCCTGTGATTCTCTTCCTCCACCTCCACATGCCTGTGTCCATTGTAAGCATCATAACCATTCAGCACATCTCTGTGTTTCCTGCGATCGAAATCTCCATGCCCATTCTGCACAGCAAAGTCCCTTTGATCACTGCGAGCGTGGCTCCTCACTACTGGAATGCTAGCATAACTCTCACCAAACTCAGGAACAAGAGGTGCAAAATTACCACCATTTCTTGCATGTGACACGTCTACCCCACTTCTCTGAGTGCTGGAAAGCAGTGGGTTATGCAGCGGGCCTGGCGGTCTATGTTTCTCTGATTCCCAATCATCGCCATGGTAACCACGGGGCGGTGCCTTCCCAGTTGCTTCATAGTACAGATCTGGTTTCAGCCAGTATTCATCTGTTTCTGGTCTGTAGTTGTTCCTTTCTGGTCTGGAGACTCCAGCATCTATAAACTGGTCTGTAGGCCCTTCACATCGCTCTTGGGCAATCATGGCATCAATCTTATTAGTGTACCTCCGCTGGTAAGGCCCTGGGTACTGTGGGTCTGGTTGGACTGGGTACGGGTAAGCATGGGACAGCGGCACGAATGGTGGATACATCATGTAGTGGCCTGAAGGGGGCACCATAGGGACTTGATCTCGGAGAGGCGCGATGTCGGGCTGCAATGCAAACTAACAATGAATCATTCCCCAAAACAGTCTATGTTAACTGTTTGAGACATCAGTTACCAAGTTTATGACACAATACAGTGGAACAGCGGTAACACCACTCATGGGATGAtgatatttctttcattttgacagCGATTGAACACATAAATGGTTTAAACTGACTTGATTACTTACCACGTTCGTTTGTTTGGGCGTGTACATACTGGCATTCCTGACAGACCTGGGACTGGTGACGCCACCATCCTGTAGGTGTGGAGATACTGGCTTAGGCAGCTGTGGTGTTTTCAATGGGGTTGATGCCTAGAAGGAAAGGTAGAAACTACAGTCTGGTATCATGTATGTCTGTTTACCGCTCATAAAGGACAAACCATTCCAAATAAAGTGGTATACCTCAGGTCACAAAGGACTTCATTTCAATCCAAGCCTAGATCAGACAATAACCTATTCTTGTAGTTCCCACTCACCCTGTTAGGAGGCGCTACCTCCTCCCTCACCATCAGCAGCTCCTGATGTTTCTGAATGCGATCTTGATATTTTATCAACAGCTGCTGACACTCCTCAAGTTGGGCCTCGatctctgaagaagaaaacaattttttctaGGTTTTTGGCGATTTTGGGTGTGGCGGGCTTGCTCAATGAAAAAAAACgctaaccaaggtataaaaCAGTCCTGCCTAAGCATAAGGCCTACCTGTTCGTTCCTTGAGTATGCTCTCCTTCTGTTGGACGAGTGATCCAATCTTCTCTTCAAACTGATTACGTTCCCCACGCAATGTCTCCACCGCAGACTCTTTCTCTTCACCAagtctgaaacagaaacggcGCATTTTTactgaaaataattttcaaaccatgaccatgaacgaCCCATTTTAAAACTGAATCACAACACCTTCTTTCCCCAGGATGTTTTTAGTGGGCAGTAGATGTGCCATTTTCCCGTGAAATGATTGACCTCCATTGACTTGGATAAAGTCTGGCTCATCACAAACCCTAAGAAGTGTTCAGTAAGAATGATGATTCCGATTCTGATGATGAGAATGATCACACGTTGGACACATCCAATTGTGCTCAAACAACAAGCTTATCAGTCAGACTTCATGAATAACATCAATCTGTCAAAACAAAAATGGTGACTTTtttgaggaaagaaaagcacagACAAGAGTCTCTGTGATAGAGCAGTACAGATAGGAGTCTCTGTGATAGAGCAGCACAGACAGGAGTCTCTGTGATAGAGCAGCAAAGACAAGAGTCTCTGTGATAGAGCAGCACAGACAGGAGTCTCAGTGATAGAGCAGCACAGACAAGAGTCTCTGTGATAGAGCAGCACAGACAGGAGTCTCAGTGATAGAGCAGCACAGACAAGAGTCTCTGTGATAGAGCAGCACAGACAGGAGTCTCTGTGATAGAGCAGCACAGACAGGAGTCTCTGTGATAGAGCAGCACAGACAGGAGTCTCTGTGATAGAGCAGCAAAGACAGGAGTCTCTGTGATAGAGCAGCACAGACAAGAGTCTCTGTGATAGAGCAGCACAGACAGGAGTCTCTGTGATAGAGCAGTACAGATAGGAGTCTCTGTGATAGAGCAGCACAGACAGGAGTCTCTGTGATAGAGCAGCACAGACAGGAGTCTCTGTGATAGAGCAGCACAGACAGGAGTCTCTGTGATAGAGCAGCACAGACAGGAGTCTCAGTGATAGAGCAGCACAGACAGGAGTCTCAGTGATGGAGCAGCACAGACAGGAGTCTCAGTGATAGAGCAGCAAAGACAGGAGTCTCTGTGATAGAGCAGCACAGACAGGAGTCTCTGTGATAGAGCAGCACAGACAGGAGTCTCTGTGATAGAGCAGCACAGAGATCTTACTTGGCCAATTCCGTGATAAGATTTGCCACCCTTTTCTTGTCCTCCACACAGAGATCGCTGAGTGATGCCTTGCGCGAGTGGTTCTTGGGCCGAGGTTGGTTTCCAAGGTCTTTCATCAGACGTTGCTTGGGGCGAGGATGATATGACTTCGATTCCTTGGTGTAGGTCAGCTGACTCGAGCCGGAGTTTTCCTTTTCCGAGTTGGTCTGGAAAGAATACAGTTTATTTAACCATTCTGTCATGATCACAGACATGAACATCACCACTGACTATGGTTAACGACTTTATCTCTTGCATCTTCAATTTTGATATTACATCTTGCCTTTACGGAGAAGAGAGTGTGTTCCAACCCAAGAAGACTTGCAGACATGGCGAGTGACATGCCGTGTCAACAGAGATGTGGCATTTGGAATCAGTGCAGAGTTCCAAATTCCATCGTtcctgatcatgatgatgatcgtccTCTTGACAAATGGATTTCACTTTATACCTCATTTTCTTCATCGTCTCTCAGAGTCTCCTTCAGCATCAACTCATCGACCAGTGGCTGGTGTCGAGGAATCCCTGCCTTCACCTCCTTTGTGcgatgacctttgacctttgggcGTAGGTTTCCAACGCCAGCCATACGTGTGATACCTGGGATGATTGCAAAGTTACCGCTCTTGTCATCTGAAACAAAATATTAGAATATTAACATCTGCTTTCACTCACTACCAGAACAAGTACTAGGCCTACCAAAAAAACAAACGTGACAGAAGGAATTATATGGAGGGTCCAAACAAAGGGGGTTTTCACCTCCACTGGCACTGCACGGGTAAAACTAAATTATGAACTATCGTAGGGCCTAGGGGGTTCTAGGGTACTCCCTGAAATGAAAGCCCAAAGACTGTGACTTAATGTGACAGGTCAACTGGTGGTTGGCCTATGGCTGGAACGTAGGAATTTGATAACCTCGCTGAATCGCTGAATGAATCCATTCCAATCCAAGTGCAAGTTAAGTTAGCCAAGTAATgaagtatgtaggcctactgccgTACTGGTATTTTTCTACATCTACCATTAATGCATTGGCTACCATCCACACAAGTGACAACAACGTGCACGCTATGTACCACATCGCGCACATGCATAGACTATACATCAATGTAGCCTACAGCTGAGCTAAGTCAGGTCTAGTAGTGCATGACAgcgcatgcatgcatgcactcaTGCAGCGTGTACATTATTATTTGTGCAGTGAAAATGT
Above is a genomic segment from Lineus longissimus chromosome 14, tnLinLong1.2, whole genome shotgun sequence containing:
- the LOC135499071 gene encoding uncharacterized protein LOC135499071; the protein is MADELEKFRSMPVFWTSDDDKSGNFAIIPGITRMAGVGNLRPKVKGHRTKEVKAGIPRHQPLVDELMLKETLRDDEENETNSEKENSGSSQLTYTKESKSYHPRPKQRLMKDLGNQPRPKNHSRKASLSDLCVEDKKRVANLITELAKLGEEKESAVETLRGERNQFEEKIGSLVQQKESILKERTEIEAQLEECQQLLIKYQDRIQKHQELLMVREEVAPPNRASTPLKTPQLPKPVSPHLQDGGVTSPRSVRNASMYTPKQTNVPDIAPLRDQVPMVPPSGHYMMYPPFVPLSHAYPYPVQPDPQYPGPYQRRYTNKIDAMIAQERCEGPTDQFIDAGVSRPERNNYRPETDEYWLKPDLYYEATGKAPPRGYHGDDWESEKHRPPGPLHNPLLSSTQRSGVDVSHARNGGNFAPLVPEFGESYASIPVVRSHARSDQRDFAVQNGHGDFDRRKHRDVLNGYDAYNGHRHVEVEEENHRRQEYNQNGFRDNGYEGNYDVNGNCHGQFETNKDAPIRGQQLSHREREWEMHHRHHEQDHREVEYDSSPISTNFHDHINGDSFGTYYKKLTPEERRKQMVAQKEALLREQHRLRKILHEHEGMLREKQLQLHRQQEKQRRRMKTFEKTGEFPLPTDTEESGPDAVEEKAQKGRIPIPVDLPPSPVHKSFIEAGTSPLRFSDEAPLPASPLFMDVATEMTQPDQVAPSLRSPPPNAYIDDGCRRLSSPGLDFDAGRQGNLPLVYNRQRTTPRSTSLTPPLSERALSVVEIVDSLEHSEPLFSPRHVLDRGSHRSESDEEVEEEESKLLEDVFFLK